In Bradysia coprophila strain Holo2 chromosome X unlocalized genomic scaffold, BU_Bcop_v1 contig_38, whole genome shotgun sequence, the following proteins share a genomic window:
- the LOC119069572 gene encoding uncharacterized protein LOC119069572, translating to MIMLWKCCCLLAVAGLVTSQISEVRRIIRAETERNYVRQARFAKPSGIFGFFTTLGNIKRLFDDQYNETTHALQRVLDLVKDGFSDTATKKPKPSVEETTLKPNETISTTTERYRISRKELGYILGRNYRGLQKLLKIELNDAANQTQYSLRDYRREFGNALVPYSLIKTSKRNSKT from the exons ATGATAATGCTGTGGAAATGCTGCTGTCTACTGGCTGTGGCTGGTTTGGTGACCTCACAAATTAGTGAAGTAAGACGAATCATTCGTGCAGAAACTGAAAGGAATTACGTTCGACAAGCACGTTTTGCCAAGCCAAGTGGAATATTTGGATTTTTCACAACACTTGGGAATATTAAAAGGTTATTTGACGAT CAATACAATGAGACGACACATGCTCTACAACGTGTTTTAGATTTGGTTAAAGATGGATTCAGCGATACAGCCACCAAGAAGCCAAAG ccTTCGGTGGAGGAAACTACCTTAAAGCCGAATGAAACCATCTCAACAACAACCGAACGCTATCGCATATCGAGAAAAGAATTGGGCTACATTTTGGGCAGAAATTATCGCGGATTACAGAAACTCCTGAAAATCGAGTTAAACGATGCGGCAAAT CAAACACAATATAGTCTACGAGATTATCGCCGAGAGTTTGGAAATGCACTAGTACCTTACTCGCTAATTAAGACTTCCAAGCGAAATAGTAAAACGTAA